In the Solanum pennellii chromosome 5, SPENNV200 genome, one interval contains:
- the LOC107020313 gene encoding protein PHOSPHATE STARVATION RESPONSE 1-like: MNMHRALGIQRSSETQHSNMGVCGAMSTSLSILPSFEEKNLKVTDCLHVLTEKEQTTNLISSRAIPSASKSGTVGHLLSSTSGPHKHFHFSSTPSQESRKHNYPFISSEASAATCQSSLSNIHSTSLDNYPMENSNNSWGEDAYHDCINFSTNVPVQNDQVESLAVVMTSDDQVKRSDWQDWADQLINDDDVLDSSWSNILVDINPPDTKFLRASEVHAGQSNTLPPPLPAAAASSGQNYPVGSPSSTAAQTKPRMRWTPELHEVFVEAISKLGGSEKATPKGVLKLMNVEGLTIYHVKSHLQKYRTARYKPESSEGTPEKKTTSVTEMPSLDLITTMGITEALRMQMEVQKQLHEQLEIQRKLQLRIEEQGKYLEMMFEKTKDIGKDLKVSSSSITDEHPSPSNKVKHTSPNDKSEALEKDRLWNSPDKKAHEDHDSDDRDLCCSPTSKRAKTEEISGLHES; the protein is encoded by the exons GCATTAGGTATTCAAAGATCTAGTGAAACACAGCACAGTAATATGGGTGTCTGTGGAGCTATGTCGACATCTTTGTCCATTTTGCCGTCATTTGAAGAGAAGAATCTTAAAGTGACAGATTGTCTTCATGTGCTCACAGAAAAGGAACAAACCACAAACCTTATTTCCTCACGGGCAATCCCGTCAGCATCTAAGAGTGGAACAGTAGGGCATCTGTTATCTTCCACTTCTGGACCCCACAAACATTTTCACTTTTCTTCAACCCCCTCTCAAGAAAGTAGGAAACATAACTATCCATTTATTTCTAGTGAAGCTTCTGCAGCAACCTGCCAATCTTCACTCTCAAACATTCATTCGACATCATTGGATAATTACCCCATGGAGAACAGCAATAATTCCTGGGGCGAAGATGCATATCATGactgtataaatttttctactaatgtTCCTGTTCAGAATGACCAAGTCGAAAGCCTTGCAGTAGTCATGACGTCTGATGACCAGGTTAAGAGATCTGATTGGCAGGACTGGGCTGATCAGcttattaatgatgatgatgttttgGATTCGAGCTGGAGCAATATTCTTGTTGATATCAATCCTCCAGACACTAAG TTTCTGAGAGCATCTGAAGTCCATGCTGGCCAGTCCAATActcttcctcctcctcttccTGCTGCTGCTGCATCGTCTGGGCAAAACTACCCAGTTGGTAGCCCATCGTCTACCGCAGCACAGACGAAACCTCGGATGCGATGGACACCCGAGCTTCACGAAGTCTTTGTAGAAGCTATCAGTAAGCTTGGTGGGAGCGAAA AAGCTACACCAAAGGGAGTCTTGAAGCTCATGAATGTTGAAGGCCTAACCATCTATCATGTCAAAAGCCACTTACAG AAATATAGAACTGCCAGATACAAACCAGAATCCTCGGAAG GAACACCGGAAAAGAAGACCACCAGTGTGACAGAGATGCCATCTTTGGACCTGATAAC GACCATGGGGATAACAGAAGCACTAAGAATGCAGATGGAAGTCCAAAAGCAGCTTCACGAACAACTTGAG ATCCAGAGAAAGTTGCAGTTGCGGATCGAAGAACAAGGTAAATACCTTGAAATGATGTTTGAGAAGACAAAGGACATAGGGAAAGATTTAAAggtatcatcatcatcaataacaGATGAACATCCTTCACCATCCAATAAGGTGAAGCATACATCTCCCAACGACAAATCAGAAGCACTCGAGAAAGATCGTTTGTGGAACTCACCAGACAAAAAAGCTCATGAAGATCATGACTCAGATGATAGAGACTTGTGTTGTTCACCTACATCGAAACGAGCAAAAACAGAGGAAATATCAGGTCTTCATGAATCTTGA